From Cucumis melo cultivar AY chromosome 1, USDA_Cmelo_AY_1.0, whole genome shotgun sequence, a single genomic window includes:
- the LOC127149954 gene encoding villin-5-like isoform X2, with the protein MFIYIFLPFSIIFFPCQVASSLNSSYSYILNSSSNVFTWSGSLTNSDNQELVERLLDLIKPNVQSRSQKEGSESEQFWNLLGGKSEYPSQKISRDAESDPHLFSCTFSRGSYH; encoded by the exons atgtttatatatattttcttacctttctctattatttttttcccttGTCAGGTTGCATCGTCTTTGAATTCCTCCTACTCCTACATATTGAACAGTAGCTCCAATGTCTTTACATGGTCTGGAAGCCTTACAAACTCAGATAATCAAGAACTTGTTGAGCGGTTGTTGGATTTGATAAAG CCCAATGTGCAATCTAGATCACAAAAGGAAGGCTCAGAATCTGAACAATTTTGGAATTTGCTGGGAGGCAAATCTGAATATCCTAGCCAAAAAATCAGTCGAGATGCTGAGAGTGATCCTCACCTATTTTCTTGTACTTTCTCAAGAG ggagttatcactaa
- the LOC127149954 gene encoding villin-5-like isoform X1 — protein MFIYIFLPFSIIFFPCQVASSLNSSYSYILNSSSNVFTWSGSLTNSDNQELVERLLDLIKQPNVQSRSQKEGSESEQFWNLLGGKSEYPSQKISRDAESDPHLFSCTFSRGSYH, from the exons atgtttatatatattttcttacctttctctattatttttttcccttGTCAGGTTGCATCGTCTTTGAATTCCTCCTACTCCTACATATTGAACAGTAGCTCCAATGTCTTTACATGGTCTGGAAGCCTTACAAACTCAGATAATCAAGAACTTGTTGAGCGGTTGTTGGATTTGATAAAG CAGCCCAATGTGCAATCTAGATCACAAAAGGAAGGCTCAGAATCTGAACAATTTTGGAATTTGCTGGGAGGCAAATCTGAATATCCTAGCCAAAAAATCAGTCGAGATGCTGAGAGTGATCCTCACCTATTTTCTTGTACTTTCTCAAGAG ggagttatcactaa